The Psychrobacillus sp. FSL K6-2836 nucleotide sequence TTATCCAATGAATAATCCGAATTACATGGAGATTATTTATCAAGAGGTGGACCGTGCAAAAGAACATGGCGTATTTAACGAATCGATGCATTATGCAAGTGGAATTCACGGCGATATTCATGATGTATTCGCTTTTTACGAAGAAGCTTTTACAAATGCTCGCTCTGAAGAATATAAGCATTTAGTGATGACGGTTTCAATGAGTATTAATAGTCCTTCGCATGGGGGTCTTTAGTGTGCTGAAGTCTTGGAAGTTAAAAGAGATTGTACTTATGTCTTTATTTGCAGTTGTATTTGGTATTGTTTACTTGCTATTTTTGCATGTCGGCAATATTTGGGCTGGGTTTATAGGACCGATTGCATATGAGTGGATTTTTGGAATTTGGTTTATCGTGTCAATTATTTGTATGTATATTATCCGCAAGCCTGGTGCTGCCGTTGTTTCGGAAACTATTGCCGCAGCAATTGAGGTGTTATTAGGGAATGCGGTTGGTCCCCGTTTAATACTTTCAGGGGTGATTCAAGGTTTAGGTGCAGAGGCAGTATTTGCTGCGACGCGTTACAAGCGTTTTGACCTATGGGTGCTGATACTTGCCGGTGTTGGATCTTCAGTATTTAGTTTTGCTTATGGTTATTTGTTAGGTGGGTTTACGGTGTATAGCACGAGCTATGTAGCATTAATGCTCGGAATTCGTATACTAAGCGGGGCTTTGCTTGCAGGTGTTGGTGGAAAGGCAGTAGCAGACGGATTACTTGCGACCGGTTCGCTTCGTGGCTATGCCATCTCTCGTTCGAAAAAGGGTGAGGTTCGTGCATGAGGTTATTCAATTTGATAAAGTAAGTTTCCGTTATCCCGACGAGGAAAAATGGATTTTAAATGACTTTTCTTTTACCGTACAGAAAGGGTCCAGGGTTGTTTTAACTGGACCTAGTGGTTGTGGGAAAACTACACTACTTTACCTGTGCAATCGATTATATCCAGATAACTGCGACGGTATTTTGACGGGTAAGATTAAGCTATTCGGGAAGGACAGTTCGATGTTCATTCCCGGGGAAATAAACCGTAGAATAGCGACCGTCTTTCAAGATCCAGATGCTCAATTTTGCATGCAAACAGTCGAAGAGGAACTTGCTTTTACGCTTGAAAATTTGCATACTAAACGCGAAGAAATGGAAAAAAGAATCTCTGACGTGCTAACTTTAACCGAATTAACTGAATTTCGGCACGCAACTATTCAGAAACTCTCTGGCGGACAAAAGCAACGTATCGCGACTGCCTGCGCACTTATTATGGATCCAGAAATACTGCTGCTAGATGAACCAATCTCTCATTTAGACCCTTATACCGCGAAAAAGTATGTAGAGTGGTTAGATGATTTACAGCAAAAACGAAAGATGACGATAGTAGCCATTGAGCATCGATTGGATTTATGGGGAGGCTTTTTTGAAAGAAGTATTTCCTTGCATAAAGGCGAAGTAGCTCCTAAGTTAGAAAAACGAACAAGCAGTATACGGGCAAATGCTTCATTAGTAGTTAGTAAAGTACAAGCAGAACCCATTTTGCAAGAAACCACCTTTACATTAAATCATGGTGAAATAACAGTTCTTGCCGGACCAAATGGTAGCGGAAAGTCTACTTTGTTGAAATCATTATGTCAACTAGTTCCTTCGAGTGGCAGTGTAGAACCGAAGTATTTAGGATATGTTCCTCAATCTCCTGAGTTTTTATTTCTCACCAAAAATGTGCGAGATGAAGTTGGTTATGGTGGCGGAAATAATGTGGATGAAATGTTGACTAGATTGCAGCTGCTACCTATTACGGATTCCCATCCCTTTGCAGTAAGTCATGGGCAAAAGCGACGAGTGGCTATCGCAGCCATGCTTTGTGATGGACGCGATATTATACTCATGGATGAGCCAACTTCCGGTCAGGATGCGGCAGCTTTGACCGAGTTACTTCAATTAATCGATGAACGTGCACGTGCTGGAACTACTTTTTTAATCGTCACGCATGATATGGAGTTCGCCCATTGTTTGGCCGATTCTATTTTATTGATAAATAATGGTCGCTTGACTGGAAAGTTTGTAGCTGAAACTCTATGGCAGAATGAGCAGTTATTACTGGATCACCACTTACTTCCACCGAAAGGATTGATGTGTCGTGAAGAATGCTTTTCATAGGATGAATCCTTCGGTGAAGTTTTTAGTAATTACAATTTGTATGTTCACGATGGCATTTTTCTTTGACCCTTGGACTCCCCTTGTGTTTTTGGTCGGTGTGCTGTTGCTACAAGTTTTCTTCAGCCAGATCGACTGGAAGAAATGGTTGTTGTTTATGCTTCCTTTTTTTGTTACTGCTTTTGGTTATTTCTGGACCACACTTATCTTTGCTAAGGAAAAATCTGGTCCTATCATTTGGTCAATCGGATCTGTTGGTGTAACAGAAATCCAGCTAGATCATGCACTTTCATTGACCTTTCGCGTACTGGCTTTTTCTAGTTTGTCTCTGCTATTTGCGCTAACAACTAATCCAGTTACTTTCATATTGAGCTTAATGCAGCAATTGAAACTATCTCCCAAAATTGCTTATGGTATTTTAGTAGGCTTTCAGTTTTTACCTGTTTTAAAAGACGAGTTCATACAAATTCAACAAGCACAACGATTGAGAGGCATTGTCCAGAAGAAAAATGCCTTGCAACGGATACTTGCATCTCGTCTAGTGCTTATCCCCTTACTTGCGGGTGCTGTTCGTAAAGCGGAGCGATCTGCTTTCGCCATGGAAGCAAGGGGCTTTACAGGAGAGCCGAGAAATAGTTTCTTTCATGTTATTTCAGTAAGTAAAGTAGATGCCTTGATAGTAGTACTGTTTTTATTCGTTTTAGTTTTAAGCTGTACGAACTCCTACTGGCTTAGTTAAAATAGAGGCAGAACTTTTATGATTTTAACAAAATGTTAAAATGTAGTGCAGTACTAGGAAATGATTGAGAGAGGAAAGGAGCGTACTTAGTACGTGACGGACCGAACGAATGAAGTTGACGACGTAATGGGCTGCATATCAACATTTGCAAAGGAGTGATGGGGATGTCGTCAGTTGTATTACTTCGAGGGATCAATCTTGGAGCAAAAAATAAGGTAGATATGAAATCCTTAAAATCTCTTTTTGAAGAGATGGGCTATAGAAATGTACAAACCTATATTCAGACCGGAAACGTGCTTGTTGAACAATCTAGTATTGATGCACCTGCTATAGAGGCAGCTCTCCGAGAATCATATGGATTTGAAATACCAGTAGCAGTTCGTTCTAAAGAAGAATTGGAGGAGATTAGGCAACATTCTATCTTCTCCAAGGAGCAAGTGTATGTCATGTTTTTAGCTCAGGAAATTTCTAAAGAGCAACAGGAGATGCTTACGAGCTTAATCGATGATGATTTTGTTGTTTGGAAGAAACAAAATGTGATTATTAGTCTTTCGAAAAATTATCATCAAACGAAATTTACGAATGCTTTTTTTGAGCGGAAACTAGGTATTCCCTCAACAGCTCGTAATAAAAATACGGTTAATAAAATATTAGCTAAATTCTCATAAGAAATCCTTATGTACACTAATGATTTTAATAAATTATCCTTATATATAACTTTCTATTAAAATGAAAGTATAGGGAGGGGATAATGATGTCATTTGTATTTCAATCAATCGATCACGTTCAATTAGCTGCTCCAAAAGGTTCCGAATCACGCGCTAGAACATTTTACGGGGAGATTTTAGGATTTACAGAAGTAGAAAAACCAGAGCTCCTAAAGAAAAGAGGTGGCGTTTGGTTTGCATTTGGCTCCTATCAAATCCATATAGGAATTGAGGAACCATTTGCACCAGCTAAAAAAGCTCATCCTGCTTTTCAAATAAAAAATTTAGATGCTTTAAAGGCACATTTATCTAAAAGTGATGTGAGCTTTGTAGTCGATATCGATTTGCCGGGAGCCGATCGAATATATGTACATGACCCATTTGGCAATCGTATCGAAATATTAGAGTGGGTTTCTTGATTTAGCCTGCTTAAAGACCGTATTTCATTTTATTGAATTACGGTCTTTTGTTGTTCACTTATCCATGGACCTATACTTGAACATAATATGTTTCGCCAAGAACAGTTCCCGATTTAACTGCATTTTGCGGGAATGATTGTTGAACAAACCTGCACAAAGATATTTAACAATGCACTCTGCACGTTTAGCAAGCTTCAGTATTACAGATATTCGTGGGAAAATCTTTGAAATTATTGAAGCCCTTTCTACTATTAACAACGGTCCTATTCAAAAATAACAAAAACGCATGAATGGTTTACGACCATACATGCGTTTTCCTTTTTACAGATCATCAAATCCATTATCAATAGCATTTACTTTTACATATTGGCGAGATTTTTGCTCAAAGAAATCTGTTTTTGTGCCATCAATATTGTCTGCGTATGCACGTATCCATTTCATCGGATTGTCCACATACTCAGGATAGATTTCATTAAGCCCAATAAGACGTAGCATTTTGTTTGCACGGTATTTAATATACCCATGCATTTCCGCTAATTCGATTCCTTCAATATCGGCTAATACATACTCCGACCATTCTATTTCTAGTTTCACGGATTCTTTAAATTGCTCGTATACCCATTCGATTAGTTCTTCGTTATTCAGTTCTGGGTTTTCTGAAAGAGTCGCTCTAAATAGTTCTGATATAAACCGGCCATGCTCTAGCTCGTCTCGGTTAATATAGCTAATCATTGTAGAAGTCCCAACCATCTTGTTATAGCGAGCAAGATTATAGAAGTATGCAAAGCCTGAATAGAAAAATAAGCCTTCTAGCAAGGTTGTATACGTTAAAGTTTTCACTATATTTTCTGTCGTAGGGTTTTCAACGAAGTCATTATAATACTTGGCGATATTTTGATTGCGCTTGAGCAGAATTTCGTCTGTTCTTCCAAATTCGAATGCCTTATTTTGCTGGTCAAGTGATACAACTGAAGATAGTACATATGAATAGCTTTCATTATGTACCGCTTCCTGCTGCGCTATGACCGCCATAATCGATTGTACAGACGGATCGGTTGCATATAGCGATAGAAGCAGAGCAGTACGTGTTTGAGGTGCATCTAATGTTGCAAGTAAGCCTATAATTTTTAAATAGGCATCCTGCTCCGACTGACTAAGGCTTGCAAACTGCTTAATGTCATTGGACATATTGATCTCATCTGCCTGCCAGTAGTTGCCTAGCAAGCGTTTGTACATCTTATGCCAATGTGGATACGCAATATCGTTCCAGTTTAATATCCCACTTGACTGACCGTTGAAAATTCCTGTCGATTTATTTGGATTTCTAGGTTCTAATGTTTTTGCCTTCTGCATGTTCCAAAACTCCTTTTAACCATTTAGTTACCAGCTGCTCCTGGCTACCTCTCGGTGATTGCTCAATTTTCAAACCCGGATAATTACTTTCATAGAAACGAGCCAATTTGTTTACAGCGTTACAAAACAAGTTATCTCCGCCAAACTGTGTGTCTCCAGTCCCAAAGACATAGACATTTTTAGGCTTGTCTCCAACTTCTTTCGCAAAATCCTTCATTTCCTCTGGAGTACTTCCCTTATCCCAAGTAAAAGTTCCAAGAAAAATAAGGTCATATTCAAACAAATTCGGTACCGCACCATAGCCAATGCTGTACATATCTATATCGAAGTTGCTGTCTTCCAATTCCTCCTTCAATAGATCCGCTACTTCCTCTGTATTTCCGCTATAACTTAAGTAACAAATAATTGTTTTCATTAGCTTGAACAAGAATCGCAATCTACTAGTTCAACTGAAGTGGAACGCACATAGTAAGTTGTTTTCAGTCCACTATTCCAGGCATCTAGGTGTAAATCTAATAATTCTTTTGCTTTGATCGTATTTTGCACATATAGATTTAGCGAAACACCTTGGTCGATATGACGCCCGCGTGCAGCATTTTGTTTAAGTGTCCAATGCTGATCAATGAAATAAGCAGATTTGTAGTACCATGTAGTTTCGGAATTTAAATCCGGTACTGTGACTGGAATTTTATAATCCTTCTTCTCTTCGGAGTACGACTTTTGGAAAATAGGATCAATACTTGCAGTACTTCCAGCTATAATGGATGTCGAAGAATTCGGAGCAACTGCCATTAAATAACCATTCCGTATTCCACTTTTGCTTACCTGCTCTCGTAGTTCATTCCACGATTCGTTGTCGTACCCACGATTGTCAAAATAGACCCCTGTTTGCCAGTCTGACCCTTCGAATAATGGATATGCTCCTTTTTCCATTGCAATCTCTGCAGAAGCTTTAATCGTTAAGTAAGCAATTTTTTCGTATAATGTATCCGCAAGCTCTACTGCTTCATCTGATTCCCAGCGAATATTCTTTAATGCAAGTAAATGATGCCATCCAAATGTTCCTAGACCGATCCCTCTGTATCTAGAATTTGTGCGCTCAGCTTGAGGAACTGGAATCATATTTAGGTCAATCACGTTATCGAGCATTCGAACTTGAATTTTTATAAGCTTTTCTAATACATCTGCCGGAACTGCTCGACCTAGATTAATAGAGGACAAATTACATACGACAAAGTCCCCTGGCTTACGACGAGTGACAATGATATCGTCCTCCATTTGAATCGACTCGAATGTTGTTGCACTTTGGTTTTGGAAAATTTCCGTACAAAGATTACTACTATAAATCATCCCAGCATGTTTGTTAGGGTTGCTACGATTGACCTCATCACGATAAAACATAAATGGCACGCCTGTCTCTAGCTGAGAGCGCATAATTCGCTTCATCAAGTCAATAGCGGGAACTGTTTCTCGAGACAAACGATGATCGCTGACGCATTCCTCATATTTTTGGCGGAATGATCCATCACCACGTTTTTCATCATAAAATTCTTCTAACGAATAGCCTTTTAGTTGGCGAACTTCATGCGGGTCAAATAAATGCCATTCCTCTCTAGCATCTACTTTCTCCATAAATAAATCTGGCAAGCACACGCCAGTAAAAATATCGTGCGCACGAAGGCGATCATCCCCATTGTTTAAACGTAGATCTAAAAATGTGAAGATATCTTTATGCCACACATCTAAGTAAACAGCTACCGCTCCTTGGCGCTGCCCAAGCTGATCCACACTTACTGCAGTATTATTAAGCTGTTTAATCCAAGGAAGTACACCGCTAGATGCGCCTACAAAACCTCTAATAGAAGACCCACGACTACGCACTTTACCCATATAAACACCGATACCACCACCAAATTTCGACAGAGTTGCTACGTCGGTATTGCTATCGTAGATTCCTTGAAGACTATCGTCAACCGTATCGATAAAACAACTAGAAAGCTGTCCATGAGGCTTACCTGCATTAGAAAGTGTTGGTGTTGCTACTGTCATATATAGGTTGCTCATTGCCCAATATGCTTCTTTTATTTTTTCTAAACGATTTTCCTGCTCGTCTTTCATAAGTGTCATCGCAATAATAAGCCAGCGCTCCTGAGGTAGTTCGACTATTGTTTTATCAAAGTCTTTAGCTACATATCGATCCAGCAGTGTCTTCAGCCCAATATATGTAAATAAATAATCTCTCTCCTGTACTAGAATTTCAGATAGCTGCTCTAGTTCCTGTAAGGAATACGATTCTTTAAGACGTTTGTCGTAAATGCCTTTTTCACTTAATAGTTGAACATTGCTAGCAAACTTTGTATACACTGCATCCGCGGTTGTGCTTCTTCTCTCAGCTACTTGTTCATAAACCTCTGCTAAATGCACTCTTGCAGCTACAAAGGTCCAGTAAGTTTCTTGTTCATCTAGAAAACTTAATGCTTCCAGGGACATTGACTTCGACCAAGCAGCTATTGTACCTTCCGGGTGCTTTTGCATCCACCTTTCATGTGTTTTTATAAGAGGAGCAATTTTTTCCTCCCCAAATTCTCTGATTAGATTATGTAGTACTTCTTGTTTAGTTGTGTTTGAGATGATTGTCATTTGAATTCCTCCTATTTGTTGATCAAGTATAGTTATGTTGTACTTTTGGTTATTTATGTGGTGCTTGCCCTCGGTTATGTGGTACTTACCACTCTTTATGTGGTAAACACCTTTAAACTTCAGCACAAAAAAAGCGATGTCACAGCCATCTTCGGCTGAGACATCGCTCAAAATTAAAAGTGTAGGATACAACAAGACATATCAAGCATTCGAGATAGTGGCCTTCGCTCCCACCTCTCAACCCCCGAAGAAAGTGTTGCTTACCGATGAAAAGGCAGGTCTACTGGCTCGTGTTTCACTCTCCTGTTGGCCTTCCCACGATTGCTCGCAGTGGCTATTTCAACAGTCGTCCACACTTACAGTTGCGGGGACAGCTTCGGCATTTTACCGAATTCCCTTTTAAACCATAAAGGTACCTTCTCATCGTTAACATACTATATATTGTGTTTAGTTCATTTATATAATCTAACATATTGTGTTTATAGGAGCAATAGATAATATATTATTAAACAAGAAATCTATAAAAAGTCCCATATGTATAAAAAATTCTTCACTCTTTCCAAATGACTAAAATAATATTATCTAACCTTTTTGTTCAACTAAAAGTTGCTTTAGTTGAACAAGAAAAAAGTATTTATTCCTTCTTCCAACAACACTAACGCCTAAACACAAAAACGCCCAAAACCTTTATAAATTAGGGTTGGGCGTGTATACTACTTGCATACTTTTGTTAACGTAATTTTAATTAAAATATGTTACTTATTCAATGGCATATAGATTGGTTCAATAGTGTATGGTTCTTTAACCAGTTCAAGTAAAGTATCATTTTCTTTCTTTTTATATATATTAATAATTGGTGTAATGGTTAGAGATGTAGCTTTCTCATGGAAATTTGTAGTAGTTAATCTAGGATAACTATGACGAGTTTTAGGGAAATCTGTACTATGGCCAATATCTCTATAGTGAATAGTGTTGTATTTATTTCCTAAGTTATCAAATACAGTGTATTCAATTTGTACAACGCGTAGTTCTTCATCTTCCTCAGCTATTAAACGTATATCTACCCCTTCAGATAAGTAAAGTGTTGTAGATATAGGGGTTTCCGTCATTTTTGTAACTAAGATCTCAATACTGTCCTCTTCAGTTATTATACTGCCACCTGTGAATTTTTGTGTTTCACTTTCAAGTGCATTTAATGAAAATTGAAACGACCAATCACCTTGGAAGGTATTGTTAACATTATTTAAATCTATTATTGTGCCACCTTGCCAAGTAATATGAATCTTATCAGGTTTTGGTCCTTTAATTAACTCATAAATATATACTACTGCATATTCTTTTTCGCTTATTTTTTCTATTATATAATTTTCAGCGTATCCACTATACTCATACTCGTTTTCAAATTCATCTGCAACTAAATTTCCATCTAAAATTGGTCTAGCTCCTAAATCATGTTCACTTTTTATAGTATAAGCTATTGTAATATTTTCCCCATCGTATACAGCATCTGTTACCGTTACATCTATCCCATTACTTTCTTCGGATATCCCAATTTCTGTTGAATAAGTATTATGTTTTTCAAACACATACTCCTCATCATTATTAAATAGTTCAAATATATCTCCCATAATTGGAAGTTTTGCTGCAATGGTAGGAAATGCAAAACTAAAAGTAATACTTGAAGCAACTAAAAGAGCAGCTGCTACAGAAAAATTTCTTGAAATATATCTTTTCTTTTTATTTTTTATTAAATTCTTTTTAACCCTTTCTTTTTCGAGATCACTTACTTCCATCGGTTCGAGTTCCATCTCAATATTCAGGTGATTAAACTGCTTATATAATTTTTTCAAGTCAATATACCTCCCACACGAATTTGTTGTAATCTTTTTTTCCCACGATATATTCGATTATCAACAGAAGCCTTCGTTAAACCGAGGTGTTGAGAAATTTCTTCGTTGTTCATATTTAAAAAGAATTTCATAGTAAAAATATCACGGTCTAGTGGTTCTAATTGCGTCATCATTTTTAATAAATCTTCTGTTGCTGACCTTATCAAAAATTCCTCTTCTGCTGAATTCACAGCATTATTGTTTTCATTAATCTCAGTTACTATGTCAGTTTTTGACAGTTTCCTTAGTTTATCAATAGCTTTAAACTTAGCTATGGTACAAATCCATCGTCTGAAGTCTTCCTTATTACCTTCAAATTGTCTGGAATTATCAAAGACACCTAAAAATGTATCATTAATACATTCTTCTACTGACTGAGGATCGTTGGAGGATTGGAGGGAATTGTAGATAGTTGCTTTTACAATTCCGATGTATTCCTCAATTACATATTCAAGTGCTTCTTCTCTCTTTTTTTTAAGATGTTTTATAAAATTTTCACTTGTAATTCTCATACAACCACTCCTACTTAAATTGTAAAGGCCTTTACACTTAATACATCGTTTTAAATTGGATAAATTCTCACATTTGTCAAAATAATTATGAAATAAGAACAAAGCTGTTGAAAAAATATTGTTATTTTTATGTAGTTTATTTAATTTTTTATTTAGAATGAGATGATTCTAGTAATCAGCATTTCTAAAACTAGATTTAATCTAGTTCTTTTTAAAGTACATTGTTGTGTTAGCTTAAGCGTGTAACATTCACAATTGATTGTAAAAACATTCCTGTTATTCTAAAAAAAAAACCATCGAAATGATGGCCTAATAATATAACTAACCCGTTGTCTGAAAAAGTTGAATACTTTTCCAAAGTTCACCCTGCTTACGCTAGTTTAAGTGAACACTTTCACACCCTTTACTTTTAGCAAATCCTTTCTGTTAAAGGGCACTCACGCTTTTTCTAATTTCTCCCTACACTTCATATAAAATTTTATTACTTTAAAAAAAGCACTGCCAGCGGCAATGCTTTTTTCTATATTTATCGCTCCTCGGACACGGAGCACTTTATCAAATTCATTATTTAAAGAAATACAATAACTGCTAGAATCACCGCTAAAATAATGCGATAAATTGCAAATGGCATTAATTTAACGCGCGAGATTAATTTCAGGAAGAACTTAATAGAAATAAGGGCGAATACAAACGCACTAATAAATCCGACAACATAAAAACTTAAGTGGTTCATATCAATGTCTTCCCAGTTTTTAAGAACAGATATTAGACTTGCTCCAGCCATTATCGGCACAGCCATTATAAATGTAAAATCTGCTGCTGTTTTATGGCTCATTCCAAATAATACCCCGCCAGAAATGGTTGCTCCTGAACGAGAGAAGCCAGGCCATAAAGAAAGACATTGCACTAACCCTACCTTAAAAGCCTTTGAATATGTAATTTGGTCCAAGCTTACGATAGAAGGGTTTTTAGGTCCAAACTTATCTGCAACAATCATTAAAATAGAGCCCGCTACAAGACTAAATATTACTGTTTCTACTCCAAATAAATTTTTATCTATAAAGTCTTCTAATAAAACTCCTAATACTCCTGCTGGAATAATACCAACAATAACGTGCAGTAAATTGAACTGCTTACTCGACTCTTCTGTATCTATTTTGTATAACCCGACTAAACTAAATAATCGTTTCCACATAACCACTACTACAGCTAAAATTGATCCTAATTGGACTACAATTTTAAACGTATTAGCAGAATACTTCCCTAAAAACTCCTCCGTTTTCAACCACATATCATCGACAATAATCATATGTCCCGTGGATGACACCGGTGCAAACTCTGTCATCCCTTCAACAAATCCAAGTATAAGTGCTTTTAATAACTCTAAAATCTCCATATAATCTCCTTAGTCACGTTTTTTAAAATACCAAAAAAGAAATGCAATACCACAAATAGCTATAAGTGCGTAAACAATGTTGGAGTATATATCCATATAGCCAACAATTTGATCCCAATTATCCCCTACTGCTGCCCCTACCGAAACTAATACCGTATTCCATATTAATGTTCCAAGCGTGGTAAATAGAAGAAATAACCCAAAATTCATATTCGACATCCCGGCAGGAATCGAAATAAGACTTCTTACAAGTGGTATTAATCTTCCGAAAAATACTGCCCAGACTCCATATTTATCGAACCATGCGTCTGCTTTGTGAATATCCTTAATCGTTAATCGTAAGAACTTGCCGTACTTCCCTATAATTTTCTCCAAACGCTCTACGTCTAACAGTAAACCGATACCATATAAAATAGCAGCCCCAATCACAGAACCTGCTGTAGATGCTATGATAATTCCGAACTTCGTCATACTCGTAATCGTCGTCATATATCCTCCAAGTGTTAAAATCACTTCAGAAGGAATCGGCGGGAAAACATTCTCTGCCAAAATTAATAAAAATACTCCTAGATAACCAAACTGATTCATCCAGTCTGTAATCCATGCTTCCATTATACTTCCCCATCCTCTAACTTAATGTTTACTGACCATAGCTCCGATTGACTACCTAATCGTATAGGAGGTCCCCAAAAACCAAATCCAGAAGATACAATTGCATGCAAACTTCCTTTTTGTCTATACCCATAATCTAATTCAAAAATCTTTCTTGTAAATAAATGATTTGGCCACATTTGTCCAAGATGCGTATGCCCAGACACATGAAAATCTACCTCTTCCTTCTCCGGAATCAATAAATTTGATGGTGTATGATCCATCACAAACCATGGTAAAGCTCTTTCTTCTGGAGCTAACTCGGATAATTGCTTTCTGTTTTTATTCGTCAAGTCTTCACGACCTGTCAAATAGAACGAATCCGCCACTAAAATAGTTTCATCTAATAACATGCGGACATTCGA carries:
- a CDS encoding DUF4179 domain-containing protein; the protein is MKKLYKQFNHLNIEMELEPMEVSDLEKERVKKNLIKNKKKRYISRNFSVAAALLVASSITFSFAFPTIAAKLPIMGDIFELFNNDEEYVFEKHNTYSTEIGISEESNGIDVTVTDAVYDGENITIAYTIKSEHDLGARPILDGNLVADEFENEYEYSGYAENYIIEKISEKEYAVVYIYELIKGPKPDKIHITWQGGTIIDLNNVNNTFQGDWSFQFSLNALESETQKFTGGSIITEEDSIEILVTKMTETPISTTLYLSEGVDIRLIAEEDEELRVVQIEYTVFDNLGNKYNTIHYRDIGHSTDFPKTRHSYPRLTTTNFHEKATSLTITPIINIYKKKENDTLLELVKEPYTIEPIYMPLNK
- a CDS encoding sigma-70 family RNA polymerase sigma factor — encoded protein: MRITSENFIKHLKKKREEALEYVIEEYIGIVKATIYNSLQSSNDPQSVEECINDTFLGVFDNSRQFEGNKEDFRRWICTIAKFKAIDKLRKLSKTDIVTEINENNNAVNSAEEEFLIRSATEDLLKMMTQLEPLDRDIFTMKFFLNMNNEEISQHLGLTKASVDNRIYRGKKRLQQIRVGGILT
- a CDS encoding undecaprenyl-diphosphate phosphatase is translated as MEILELLKALILGFVEGMTEFAPVSSTGHMIIVDDMWLKTEEFLGKYSANTFKIVVQLGSILAVVVVMWKRLFSLVGLYKIDTEESSKQFNLLHVIVGIIPAGVLGVLLEDFIDKNLFGVETVIFSLVAGSILMIVADKFGPKNPSIVSLDQITYSKAFKVGLVQCLSLWPGFSRSGATISGGVLFGMSHKTAADFTFIMAVPIMAGASLISVLKNWEDIDMNHLSFYVVGFISAFVFALISIKFFLKLISRVKLMPFAIYRIILAVILAVIVFL
- a CDS encoding DedA family protein translates to MEAWITDWMNQFGYLGVFLLILAENVFPPIPSEVILTLGGYMTTITSMTKFGIIIASTAGSVIGAAILYGIGLLLDVERLEKIIGKYGKFLRLTIKDIHKADAWFDKYGVWAVFFGRLIPLVRSLISIPAGMSNMNFGLFLLFTTLGTLIWNTVLVSVGAAVGDNWDQIVGYMDIYSNIVYALIAICGIAFLFWYFKKRD